In Halorhabdus tiamatea SARL4B, a genomic segment contains:
- a CDS encoding histidine kinase N-terminal 7TM domain-containing protein produces the protein MAATYLGLVLFAGILGTAVAMYALLHRDTPGSGPLALLLLAAAMWSFTEGLTLAADGRTTTAFWAKLRLSISTIVPLAWLLLTVEYTGRDRHLTSGHLLGLLVEPIAFITLVWTNATHGLVWESTALVFVGGESGVVATRGLAFWAHVSYSYLLVALGAFLLVRLSLRTDRLFRTQSTALLAAITIPLAANAAFLFGFVPGGIDPTGVAFVATGAILTGAILRRQLLDVTAGTREYGRDEILAELEDLVFIVDEADVVVDCNRATVETLGTTTEDVIGQELDTVAPSLAETLPDDDRECHRVMALELDGSVRKFDVQQSLVERPFGEGATRLLSLRDVTDQTRREQQLDVLNRLLRHNLRNEMNVVRGHAELLAETVEDPDADRHFDRIFETVDTVTERSDKVGTLTRAFEGAETQSVDLELTLRDAIETVRTERPAASIKLDLADARGLRIASGASVGLAFEELLTNAIEHNDDDPTVWVTVETGDSDAGVTVRISDDGPGIGDQERTVIEEGRETPLEHSSGIGLWLVAWIVRTIGGTIHFETDGDGTTVVVQLPVAEASPENDVETA, from the coding sequence ATGGCGGCCACCTATCTGGGCCTCGTGTTGTTCGCGGGCATACTCGGGACCGCCGTCGCGATGTACGCTTTGTTGCATCGGGACACCCCCGGAAGCGGCCCGCTCGCGCTCCTGTTGCTCGCGGCCGCGATGTGGTCGTTCACCGAGGGACTCACTCTCGCCGCCGACGGGAGGACGACGACGGCATTCTGGGCGAAGTTGCGGCTCTCGATTTCGACGATTGTCCCGCTGGCCTGGTTGCTGTTGACGGTCGAGTACACGGGCCGGGACCGCCACCTCACGTCCGGCCATCTCCTGGGCCTTCTGGTCGAACCGATCGCCTTCATCACACTCGTCTGGACGAACGCCACGCATGGATTAGTCTGGGAATCGACGGCACTCGTCTTCGTCGGCGGCGAGTCGGGCGTGGTTGCCACCAGAGGGTTGGCCTTCTGGGCGCACGTGAGCTACTCGTATCTGCTGGTTGCTCTCGGTGCGTTCTTGCTCGTCCGGCTGTCGCTGCGGACCGACCGGCTCTTCCGGACCCAGAGCACTGCGTTGCTCGCGGCGATCACGATTCCGCTGGCCGCCAACGCAGCCTTTCTGTTCGGGTTCGTGCCGGGGGGGATCGACCCGACGGGCGTCGCCTTTGTCGCGACGGGAGCGATCCTCACCGGCGCAATCCTCCGCAGACAGTTGCTCGACGTCACCGCCGGCACGCGCGAATACGGCCGCGACGAAATCCTCGCCGAACTCGAGGACCTGGTCTTCATCGTCGACGAGGCCGACGTCGTCGTCGATTGCAACCGGGCCACCGTCGAGACACTAGGAACCACGACCGAGGACGTCATCGGGCAGGAACTGGACACGGTCGCTCCGTCGCTGGCGGAGACGCTGCCCGACGACGATCGGGAGTGCCATCGCGTCATGGCGCTCGAACTAGACGGCTCTGTCCGGAAGTTCGACGTCCAGCAGTCGCTGGTCGAACGCCCCTTCGGCGAGGGGGCGACCCGTCTGCTGAGCCTCCGTGACGTCACCGACCAGACCCGCCGCGAACAGCAACTCGACGTCCTCAATCGCCTGCTGCGACACAACCTCCGCAACGAGATGAACGTCGTCAGGGGCCACGCCGAGTTGCTCGCCGAGACCGTCGAAGATCCGGACGCCGACCGCCACTTCGATCGCATCTTCGAGACGGTCGATACGGTCACCGAACGCAGCGACAAAGTCGGGACGCTGACCCGCGCCTTCGAGGGGGCCGAGACGCAGTCGGTCGATCTCGAACTCACGCTGCGGGACGCAATCGAGACAGTCCGGACCGAACGCCCAGCGGCGTCGATCAAGCTCGATCTGGCGGACGCACGTGGACTTCGAATCGCAAGCGGCGCGTCGGTCGGACTGGCGTTCGAGGAACTGCTGACCAACGCTATCGAACACAACGACGACGATCCGACCGTGTGGGTCACCGTCGAGACGGGCGACAGTGACGCCGGCGTGACGGTTCGTATTTCCGACGACGGCCCCGGAATCGGCGACCAGGAGCGGACAGTGATCGAGGAAGGGCGAGAGACGCCACTCGAACACAGCAGCGGGATCGGTCTCTGGCTGGTCGCCTGGATCGTCCGGACCATCGGCGGGACGATTCACTTCGAGACTGACGGCGACGGGACGACTGTCGTCGTGCAGTTACCGGTCGCCGAAGCGTCACCGGAAAACGACGTCGAAACAGCCTAA
- the carA gene encoding glutamine-hydrolyzing carbamoyl-phosphate synthase small subunit, whose translation MTDAYVALEGERVVEARARSPGTTRGELVFTTAYTGYEESLTDPSYEEQILTFSYPLIGNYGVREERFESDRVHPKGVVARELTDDVAEWLREEGRPAVDHIDTRELVTEIRDEGAMKCGIAAGEDVTEEDALAELRQCKHMSDHTDIGSQVSVSEPVVYNAEGDGPDVALIDCGAKGSITESLVERGAVVHVLPYDTTPEEIEALDPDVLFISNGPGDPENFEATADLVDEYVGDVPLAGICLGQQVVANALGGETEKMEFGHRGVNQPVRDLRTDQVVMTTQNHGYTVAEPGDTLEVTQINVNDDTPEGLENDDLDIITRQYHPEANPGPNDSLSFFDDVLELAE comes from the coding sequence ATGACGGACGCCTACGTGGCCCTGGAAGGTGAGCGCGTGGTCGAGGCGCGCGCCCGCTCACCGGGGACGACACGCGGGGAACTGGTCTTTACGACTGCCTACACCGGCTACGAGGAGAGCCTGACGGATCCCTCCTACGAGGAGCAGATTCTCACCTTCTCGTACCCGCTGATCGGTAACTACGGGGTCCGAGAGGAACGTTTCGAGTCCGACCGCGTCCACCCGAAAGGCGTCGTCGCCCGCGAGCTGACCGACGACGTCGCCGAGTGGCTCCGCGAAGAGGGTCGGCCCGCCGTCGATCACATCGACACGCGCGAACTCGTCACCGAGATCCGGGACGAAGGGGCGATGAAGTGTGGGATCGCCGCTGGCGAGGACGTCACCGAGGAGGACGCCCTGGCCGAACTCCGCCAGTGCAAGCACATGAGCGACCACACGGACATCGGCAGTCAGGTCAGCGTGAGCGAACCTGTCGTGTACAACGCCGAGGGCGACGGCCCCGACGTCGCGCTGATCGACTGCGGCGCGAAGGGGTCGATCACCGAGTCGCTGGTCGAACGCGGCGCGGTCGTCCACGTCCTGCCCTACGACACGACGCCCGAAGAGATCGAGGCCCTCGATCCCGACGTCCTGTTCATCTCGAACGGCCCTGGCGATCCCGAGAACTTCGAGGCGACGGCCGACCTCGTCGACGAGTACGTCGGCGACGTGCCGCTGGCCGGTATCTGTCTGGGTCAGCAGGTCGTCGCCAACGCCCTCGGCGGCGAGACCGAGAAGATGGAGTTCGGGCACCGCGGCGTCAACCAGCCCGTCCGCGACCTCCGGACCGATCAGGTCGTCATGACGACCCAGAACCACGGCTACACGGTGGCCGAACCCGGCGACACGCTCGAAGTAACCCAGATCAACGTCAACGACGACACGCCGGAAGGCTTAGAGAACGACGACCTGGATATCATCACACGCCAGTACCACCCCGAGGCCAACCCCGGCCCGAACGATTCACTCTCGTTTTTCGACGACGTGCTCGAACTCGCCGAGTAG
- a CDS encoding Lrp/AsnC family transcriptional regulator, which translates to MDDLDREILSLLRRDARTPYTEIADEVGTSEGTVRNRVEQLIEDGTIERFTVATRTGNVKAMIEIAVDVDVDHNALADTFVEWAEVDFVWEVSGEDDVVLIVDCADTSEVNELITRARERDEVMGTKTRLILEERVG; encoded by the coding sequence ATGGACGATCTGGACCGCGAGATACTGAGTCTCCTCCGGCGGGACGCCCGCACGCCCTACACGGAGATCGCCGACGAGGTGGGCACGTCCGAGGGGACCGTCCGCAATCGGGTCGAACAGCTAATCGAGGACGGGACCATCGAGCGGTTCACCGTCGCGACCCGGACGGGCAACGTCAAGGCGATGATCGAGATCGCCGTCGACGTGGACGTCGACCACAACGCCCTCGCGGACACCTTCGTCGAGTGGGCCGAAGTCGACTTCGTCTGGGAGGTCAGCGGGGAGGACGACGTCGTGTTGATCGTCGACTGCGCCGACACCAGCGAGGTCAACGAGTTGATCACGAGAGCGCGGGAACGCGATGAAGTTATGGGGACGAAGACGCGTCTCATTTTGGAAGAACGGGTCGGATAA
- a CDS encoding DUF7126 family protein, protein MNVVIAGADESELADAIAAEGHDVTAIDVADGESLEAAGIGDADVYVLTEMAQATSIAVAKDLNRDVRVVVYAGGSLPEFATRQTDLMVDPALLDPDTVAEELA, encoded by the coding sequence ATGAACGTCGTCATTGCTGGGGCTGACGAGAGCGAACTCGCCGACGCGATCGCCGCGGAGGGACACGACGTCACCGCGATCGACGTGGCCGACGGGGAATCGCTGGAAGCGGCCGGGATCGGGGACGCCGACGTCTACGTGCTGACCGAGATGGCTCAGGCGACGTCGATCGCCGTCGCCAAGGATCTCAACCGGGACGTGCGCGTGGTCGTCTACGCCGGGGGGTCACTGCCGGAGTTCGCCACCCGACAGACCGATCTCATGGTCGATCCCGCGCTGCTCGATCCCGACACTGTCGCCGAAGAACTGGCGTAA
- a CDS encoding MBL fold metallo-hydrolase gives MVTELAEGVWWFDLRGVNAYLFEDSEGVTLVDAGAPWTRGALLDQLDDAGFRPRDVTRIALTHYDLDHVGALGRFEAERPVYAGEPDADILRGDRRLPWNNRKTAFQRATGLVVSEPAQSIETVGDGDRIGDLTVYETPGHTAGHLAFVSEARSVAFVGDLVRESDGRLEPSPWALSQDTDAVDSSIRRLAGLDLDVEVLAMGHGTPFRKRGATYLDDLAGRL, from the coding sequence ATGGTCACTGAACTTGCCGAGGGCGTCTGGTGGTTCGACCTTCGAGGCGTCAACGCCTACCTGTTCGAGGACAGCGAGGGGGTGACACTCGTCGACGCTGGCGCGCCCTGGACGCGGGGGGCGTTGCTCGATCAGCTGGACGATGCAGGTTTCAGACCTCGTGACGTGACCCGGATCGCACTCACTCACTACGACCTCGATCACGTCGGGGCCCTAGGTCGGTTCGAAGCCGAGAGGCCGGTGTACGCGGGGGAGCCAGACGCCGATATTCTCAGGGGAGACCGCCGTCTACCCTGGAATAACCGGAAGACAGCGTTCCAGCGAGCCACCGGACTAGTAGTGTCAGAACCCGCGCAGTCGATCGAGACAGTCGGCGACGGTGACCGGATCGGCGACCTCACTGTCTACGAGACGCCAGGCCACACGGCCGGCCATCTGGCGTTCGTCAGCGAGGCGCGCTCGGTCGCGTTCGTCGGCGACCTCGTTCGAGAGAGCGACGGCCGACTCGAACCCTCGCCGTGGGCGTTGAGTCAGGACACCGACGCCGTCGACTCGAGTATCCGACGGCTCGCGGGGCTGGACCTCGACGTCGAGGTGCTGGCGATGGGTCACGGGACGCCGTTCCGCAAGCGTGGGGCTACGTACCTGGACGACCTCGCCGGACGACTGTGA
- a CDS encoding NUDIX hydrolase, with amino-acid sequence MSTDADSTVTHENAGEDVIAVDAEDNPEGLVNRLDAHTGDGIRHRAFTALLFDEDDNILLAQRSPEKRLWDTYWDGTVASHPVEGQTQVEATRQRLEEELGITPEQYDGLEVTDAFEYKRYYMDEGLEWEVCSVLQTTLTDRSLDPDPAEVGGLLWVPYERLYENPRWYRQLRLCPWFEIAMRRDLE; translated from the coding sequence ATGAGTACGGACGCTGACTCGACGGTGACACACGAGAACGCAGGCGAAGACGTCATCGCGGTCGACGCCGAGGACAACCCGGAAGGGCTGGTCAACCGTCTCGACGCCCATACCGGCGATGGGATTCGCCATCGGGCGTTCACGGCCCTGCTGTTCGACGAGGACGACAACATCTTGCTCGCCCAGCGCTCGCCCGAGAAGCGCCTCTGGGACACCTACTGGGACGGGACCGTCGCGTCCCACCCCGTCGAAGGTCAGACGCAGGTCGAAGCGACCCGCCAGCGCTTAGAGGAAGAACTCGGTATTACCCCGGAGCAATACGACGGGCTGGAGGTGACAGACGCTTTCGAGTACAAGCGCTACTACATGGACGAAGGCCTCGAATGGGAGGTCTGTTCGGTGCTGCAGACCACGCTCACCGACCGGTCGCTCGATCCCGACCCCGCAGAGGTCGGCGGGCTGCTGTGGGTTCCCTACGAGCGCCTCTACGAGAATCCGCGGTGGTACCGCCAGCTTCGACTGTGTCCCTGGTTCGAGATTGCGATGCGCCGCGATCTGGAGTGA
- a CDS encoding MogA/MoaB family molybdenum cofactor biosynthesis protein — MVDFQSRETRRGSQTDDESDDEEQTDGDQTAEPGDESDTREAAEAEVNRGVAVISVGGTDDAEGGDPAGDAVVSSIERAEKKVVTRETAEATYDAVQGTVDRLFRRRGVSAIVTVGGIGIGPADATVEAVEPLLEKRLPGFGELFRLQYFEQVGPAVVGMRPIAGVSDGVPVFCLPGKADTARFAVEKVLAETLDSLVAAASGEEAHN, encoded by the coding sequence ATGGTCGATTTCCAGTCACGCGAGACCAGACGTGGCTCACAAACGGACGACGAATCGGACGACGAGGAGCAGACGGACGGAGATCAGACGGCGGAACCCGGAGACGAAAGCGATACGCGGGAGGCTGCGGAAGCCGAGGTGAATCGCGGGGTCGCGGTGATTTCAGTCGGTGGTACCGACGATGCCGAAGGCGGCGACCCGGCGGGTGACGCGGTCGTCAGTTCGATCGAGCGTGCCGAGAAGAAGGTCGTCACACGGGAGACGGCCGAGGCGACCTACGATGCCGTACAGGGAACTGTCGATCGGCTATTTCGCCGTCGAGGGGTCTCGGCCATCGTCACTGTGGGCGGGATCGGCATCGGCCCCGCGGACGCCACCGTCGAGGCGGTCGAGCCACTCCTCGAGAAGCGACTGCCGGGCTTTGGCGAACTGTTCAGGCTGCAATATTTCGAGCAGGTCGGCCCGGCCGTCGTCGGCATGCGACCCATTGCGGGCGTAAGCGACGGCGTCCCCGTGTTCTGTCTGCCTGGCAAAGCAGACACGGCACGATTCGCCGTCGAGAAGGTCCTCGCCGAGACGCTCGATTCTCTCGTGGCCGCGGCCAGTGGTGAAGAGGCCCACAACTGA
- a CDS encoding DUF5789 family protein, whose protein sequence is MRHSETRQLFEQTFEFPTEHETVVEQLGDVELTSPVGDVVTIRSILERTNEASYESADGLYTTLLGGLEDGFIGRKYYDDRGGTAMDSDTFGPETESF, encoded by the coding sequence ATGCGCCATTCAGAAACGCGACAGTTGTTCGAACAGACCTTCGAGTTCCCGACCGAACACGAGACGGTCGTCGAACAGCTAGGTGACGTCGAGTTGACGTCCCCGGTCGGCGATGTCGTCACGATTCGGAGTATCTTAGAGCGAACCAACGAGGCGTCCTACGAGTCGGCGGACGGTCTCTATACGACACTTCTGGGCGGCCTGGAGGACGGTTTCATCGGCCGGAAGTACTACGACGACCGCGGCGGGACAGCCATGGATTCGGACACGTTCGGCCCGGAGACCGAGTCGTTCTGA